In Gossypium hirsutum isolate 1008001.06 chromosome D01, Gossypium_hirsutum_v2.1, whole genome shotgun sequence, the genomic window ttgattttagtaaattcatataagaacattttattattaacaatttcatgaaattatatcactattaaattatatttaatattaattattttaaattgtataaattcatataagaaaatttattatcaagaattttatgaaattttatattattattaaattatatgtaataattattattttaaattatacaaattcataaaatataatttattagttataattattttaaattttattaaatcatatatttaaattaaaatatatttaatattaattatttaaaattttattttatagtatcatatattatgatttgagtaaattcatataagaatattaattattaagaattttattaaattatatattttaattatattatatttaataataattatgttattttatattttacagtatcatatattatggtttgagtaaattcatataagaatattaattattaagaattttattaaattatatatttaattaaaatatatttaataataattatgtttaaatatgatgaaattatttattattgatattaataatcttattaaaatttaaataaaataatttaccaaaacaaatttctgctaattattaagaattttattaaattatatattttaattaaaatatattaaataataattatgtttaaatatgattaaattatttatttttgataataaataatcttattaaaatttaaataacaataacaataatcatttaccaaaacaaatttatgctaagggtattctggtcattttagttttctccattatgctattacacctctattacattcaaccaaacacagttttagtattacgcctctattccattacattcaaccaaacagttgatttgctattacacctctattccattacacctctaatccaatacacctctaatccaatacagcgaaccaaacgtgctcttaAAGTTAGAAATAATCTCCATCCAACTACGtactttaaaatttgatttaaatatggtttttatttatttgttcaaataatacttgactaagaacTTAAtcgattattaaaaaaaattaaaattatttatcatttaatataataaataatttaaaataattataaaacaatttataaaaatattatgatacatagtattattttataattaaaattaaaatttcgaatatttttaataatttcataaaaataaaataatttaaaacttttattgtatattatttttaatctaataccttaatagtcattttcatTTCCTATCTTTTCACAACCACATTTGAACTCAAACATACATCTCACTGCTAATTTTAATTTCAccattataatatttaatctcacCTTTATAGTAACTAAAATCACCACTAATGCTATTTTTAACCTCATTGGAGGCAATCTCGTCAGCCATCCAAAGGAAGAAACCCTTATCAAGTGAATTTAAACACATCAAACAAATCGATCAAAAACAGATTGAAAACAAAAAACCTCAATTGAGCTTCAATTGGCAAAAAGAGGTTATTTTAGCTCATCTCTACCTAAACACAAGCATTTGGCAAAAAGGGCACTGATACTCGGAAGAATCCATAATTAAGcaatattaaaattaagaaatttcGAAATTGTAGAAAAATACAATATCCATGTCCAATTGAACTTAGCAGCTGCTTTTTATCTGATACTTTTAACCACTTTTTAATCCACAtaactataatatatattttctggGATAACATCATTCAATCTGGATGAAAGTTAGCTATAAAGCAGTTCTGCACTCGGTCACCTATGTTAAATCTTTTCACTGTCCAACACACCAACTACACTTCACTTATTTCTCTCCTTTCTATTTTGATTCCCACGCTTCCCATCTCAAGTCTCGATCAATTTTCCAAGGCCCCCCTTGCCAGTGTTAGGCTCAGGCCTCAACAAAACGGTCATAACAGTCTATGATAAAGGATCAAAATCAGTCCCTATTCAAAACTATATAGCTTGCATTTGCACTCCAATTTCATCATAAATCTCACCTTTCAAATGGGTCTACCCTGTTCAAATTTGAAGTGGATAAACAGCTGCAGCTATTTTCTCCCTAAGATTGAATTTCTTTGCAATAGCTGGCCTCACATCTTCAACTCCGACCAAGCTCTCCAAAAAGGGAAGAAGTAGAAGCAGTTCTTGATCTGAACGGTCATCAAACCAGCTCTCAATTGGTATTCCATTGTCCACTTGGAATCCAAATGCCTAAGAGAAGCCAAAAAACACCTGAGTTAAATTTCAGAAACAATGTTTATCATGTCCTTATGCATGGCACAACTCCATAAGAAATTGGCATCACGATATTAGATTGAACCTAGGCATATCCAAAAGTATAAGATGCCGACCGATGGACAAGTATGAGAAGGATTAATGTATACTTGCTTCAAATTCTCCTCGAGGAAACTATTAACCAATTTCCAAAATACAAAAGATTCATAAAAAGATTGCAAGGATTTCCTCAAGTTTCATGCCAAAGTGTAGACCACACAAATATAATAACCAATAAGAATACATACTGATGCGTCTAAACCTAATTATTTATCTATCAGAACCATAAAAAAACTCAATTCCCTTAATGCTAATGCCATGGCATACATGCTGGGTGTACATTAGTGAatttaaaaataactattttggcCTTTTTTGGCTATTTCATTATTCTTCTTTTTAGTGCTCAGCAGAAGCACTGGACAACGTCCATGAAAGAGAGGAGCCCCAAAAGTACCTGTGGAGAGTTGTCAATAATGATTACACGTGCCAGATCACGGCCAAGGACTGACAAATCTTTAAGGTAATTGCCATCCACAAAAACACATGATTCTCGGAAAACACGATGACGAAATACTCTCCTCTTTGGATCGAGCACATTTAGAAGTTGCTCTGCATAAATACTTTGACTTGCTGTAAATATAACAATCTCAAAAAGACCAGAAACTCTTTCCATAAAATCTCTCAGGTGAGGACGACATCTAACATAAACTGTGTGTTCCTGGAGATTAAAATTCACAGGGAATGTGAAGTCTGCATCATCGCAAGGTTCCAATGAGGAATGAACCAAAGTTTCTGCCATGCAATACAATTGAGTCAATACCCCAAGGTAATCACAAACAATTATAAGCAGAAAATTCATTgctaaataaaaatgttaaaaaggtcttaaattttttaactaatgATACTTAAAAAGGTCTTcaaatttattaagtaaaaaggcAGTTGTAAGTTCAGATATGCTTTAAATATTAAGGGAAAGAGCCAAGGTTTACAGAATTGGACCGGTAGTCAAACCAGTCAGACCACCAGTTCCCAGTCCGACTAATTCATccggtttgattaaataaattattaaaaaattcagaaaaaggaaaaaacagGTTCAACCGCTTTTTAACCCAGTTCAACCGGTCCGTACAGTTTGCAGGTCAATAAGTCTAACCCTTCTAAACAGACCAGTACCCATCCAGTTCTTGGTCCAACTGACCAATCCAGTCCGGTTCAAACAACATTGGAAAAAACTTCTCTTTGGGCACATACTTTTCCCAAATATTCCAACCATAACAAATTGTGTCAGTACGCACTAAGCAAAGAAATATTCAGTTTACAGTCCAGATTTTGCGACTTATTAGTGCAGACAGATGCTGCCACAAAATTGACTGGAAGCAGAAAAACGATGAGGAGCATAAACAGCAGAAATTACTATAACATAATTAGCTAATTATCCAAGCAGAAATTAAGAGTCAGATTTTTCTGCTGTTATGTTTTAGAAATTACTATAACATAATTAGCTAAATCTTCTTTCAAGCTCTTAGACTAGACAAGTTTTAGCTTTATATTTAAATCAGAAATGACAGGACAACTTGTTTGAAGACTTAAGGGTCAGAATTCAGATTTTAAAAGTACTGAGAAAATTGCAACTGGAAGCATAAAAGTTCATCCAATTTAATTATCCAAAAGTATTCTCACCATCCAAGTCCAAGACAAGAGTGGTAGGAGGGCAACTTCTGGTCTGCTTGGGTAGCAGCACAGGCCGGAAAGCAGGAATAACAGATGACAGCTCCGGTAAGTTCTTCATAAACAAGTAAGGATCAAAGTCATCAAATTCCTCATAGTATTCATCCTCCACACAAACATCAGTTGACATAGAATCTTGACCATACTCATCAATACATTCCAATTTTGAGTTTTTCATAGCCAGGTATATGGCTGAAACTTCAGATGAAAGGACAGCTCCAGAATCTGCAGTACAAATCACAGGATCCGTGTCCACAACAAGCATCTCTGCTTCAGAAGTAGACTTAAGAGTTTCTCCAGTGATATTAGCACCCAGCAAATCAACCTGTGAATCCTCTATTCCCCGATCTTGATGGATTTTTGAGTCTTACCTCCAAAAGAATTTGACAAAGTCAAACTAAATAGGATAATTAATATATGCATTAAGATCACATAAAAGAAAGAGCGCATAATAGGTCTTACAATTCATATGCgtgcaaacacacacaaataaCCTACCTGCACCTGCAATCTCTGATCCGCAAATCTTAGATATGTGAAAGCCAGGGGAAAATATGGTACCTGACATATGGTGATCAGTGCCCTGCAACACAATTAAAGAAATAAGCAAAATCTCAACAGCATAGAtggtttcctttta contains:
- the LOC107950642 gene encoding CTD small phosphatase-like protein 2, which codes for MQTKKRISGRNASRDHTSPKASRAEKKISEKVQGPEKKVTELITSSVRKQKPARAFPKKNEVPDGATNLNARYGLSHDDASDACLGFDVVNGAHVDQKGTDHHMSGTIFSPGFHISKICGSEIAGADSKIHQDRGIEDSQVDLLGANITGETLKSTSEAEMLVVDTDPVICTADSGAVLSSEVSAIYLAMKNSKLECIDEYGQDSMSTDVCVEDEYYEEFDDFDPYLFMKNLPELSSVIPAFRPVLLPKQTRSCPPTTLVLDLDETLVHSSLEPCDDADFTFPVNFNLQEHTVYVRCRPHLRDFMERVSGLFEIVIFTASQSIYAEQLLNVLDPKRRVFRHRVFRESCVFVDGNYLKDLSVLGRDLARVIIIDNSPQAFGFQVDNGIPIESWFDDRSDQELLLLLPFLESLVGVEDVRPAIAKKFNLREKIAAAVYPLQI